Proteins found in one Primulina eburnea isolate SZY01 chromosome 16, ASM2296580v1, whole genome shotgun sequence genomic segment:
- the LOC140817516 gene encoding uncharacterized protein isoform X1: MDKSWMFLPRQTKEYRKGLESFLDFAFSNANINGMIACPFAKCKIGICVSREDACDHLTVDGFIKGMASEGKTVGKPHFQHQDKANTQSRIMIANHAARSSKKVGLARELGSMNDFGKEVQNIQGMLNNQMDGVSKHQHNDLQDVDSESESLDAEKKTRGPTFMKEIWGRPSTLPRIKIRCDDMGRPIGSRRNKFTDFLGTLARNGKFCLIDVEDWHKMPLDSKKKMLDVIKIGCSVSIKSLFDSTKIVAKGVVRTMDPNTEVGRQTLEPNWCEIQVLVVLEREESLIRPYDLYKRLGIHLEE, from the exons ATGGATAAAAGTTGGATGTTTTTGCCAAGACAAACCAAGGAATACAGGAAAGGACTTGAGAGTTTCTTAGATTTTGCATTTTCTAATGCAAACATAAATGGAATGATTGCGTGTCCTTTTGCAAAATGTAAGATTGGCATATGTGTTTCAAGAGAGGATGCTTGTGATCATTTGACGGTTGATGGATTTATCAAAG GAATGGCTAGTGAGGGTAAAACTGTTGGAAAACCTCATTTTCAACATCAAGATAAGGCAAATACACAATCTCGAATTATGATTGCCAATCACGCAGCTCGAAGTTCAAAAAAAG TTGGTCTTGCAAGAGAACTCGGTAGCATGAATGATTTTGGAAAAG AAGTTCAAAACATACAAGGTATGTTGAATAACCAAATGGATGGAGTTTCAAAGCACCAacacaatgatttacaa GATGTAGATAGCGAAAGTGAATCTCTTGACGCTGAGAAGAAAACTAGAGGCCCTACATTTATGAAAGAAATTTGGGGTAGACCTAGCACGCTGCCACGTATTAAGATTCGATGTGATGATATGGGACGTCCTATTGGATCAAGAAGAAATAAATTTACTGATTTTTTGGGTACTTTGGCAAGAAATGGTAAATTTTGTCTGATTGACGTGGAAGATTGGCATAAAATGCCCCTGGATAGTAAGAAAAAAATGCTAGATGTTATAAAG ATTGGATGTTCTGTCTCAATAAAAAGTCTATTTGATTCGACAAAAATTGTGGCAAAAGGAGTGGTTCGTACCATGGATCCAAATACCGAAGTAGGAAGACAGACGTTGGAACCAAATTGGTGTGAAATACAAGTTCTAGTTGTCCTAGAACGGGAAGAGAGTTTGATTAGGCCATATGATCTTTACAAAAGATTGGGGATACACTTGGAGGAATGA
- the LOC140817516 gene encoding uncharacterized protein isoform X2, producing the protein MDKSWMFLPRQTKEYRKGLESFLDFAFSNANINGMIACPFAKCKIGICVSREDACDHLTVDGFIKGMASEGKTVGKPHFQHQDKANTQSRIMIANHAARSSKKEVQNIQGMLNNQMDGVSKHQHNDLQDVDSESESLDAEKKTRGPTFMKEIWGRPSTLPRIKIRCDDMGRPIGSRRNKFTDFLGTLARNGKFCLIDVEDWHKMPLDSKKKMLDVIKIGCSVSIKSLFDSTKIVAKGVVRTMDPNTEVGRQTLEPNWCEIQVLVVLEREESLIRPYDLYKRLGIHLEE; encoded by the exons ATGGATAAAAGTTGGATGTTTTTGCCAAGACAAACCAAGGAATACAGGAAAGGACTTGAGAGTTTCTTAGATTTTGCATTTTCTAATGCAAACATAAATGGAATGATTGCGTGTCCTTTTGCAAAATGTAAGATTGGCATATGTGTTTCAAGAGAGGATGCTTGTGATCATTTGACGGTTGATGGATTTATCAAAG GAATGGCTAGTGAGGGTAAAACTGTTGGAAAACCTCATTTTCAACATCAAGATAAGGCAAATACACAATCTCGAATTATGATTGCCAATCACGCAGCTCGAAGTTCAAAAAAAG AAGTTCAAAACATACAAGGTATGTTGAATAACCAAATGGATGGAGTTTCAAAGCACCAacacaatgatttacaa GATGTAGATAGCGAAAGTGAATCTCTTGACGCTGAGAAGAAAACTAGAGGCCCTACATTTATGAAAGAAATTTGGGGTAGACCTAGCACGCTGCCACGTATTAAGATTCGATGTGATGATATGGGACGTCCTATTGGATCAAGAAGAAATAAATTTACTGATTTTTTGGGTACTTTGGCAAGAAATGGTAAATTTTGTCTGATTGACGTGGAAGATTGGCATAAAATGCCCCTGGATAGTAAGAAAAAAATGCTAGATGTTATAAAG ATTGGATGTTCTGTCTCAATAAAAAGTCTATTTGATTCGACAAAAATTGTGGCAAAAGGAGTGGTTCGTACCATGGATCCAAATACCGAAGTAGGAAGACAGACGTTGGAACCAAATTGGTGTGAAATACAAGTTCTAGTTGTCCTAGAACGGGAAGAGAGTTTGATTAGGCCATATGATCTTTACAAAAGATTGGGGATACACTTGGAGGAATGA